One Alkalispirochaeta americana DNA window includes the following coding sequences:
- a CDS encoding sn-glycerol-1-phosphate dehydrogenase, whose product MMMNKQVKQALLHAKDTRAVFFASGALTQVGETFAATFPGAKAQIIADENTEAVAGEVARKSLSKAGIDLCEGLCFPAHPTLYAGYERVSEIVEVLARTPAVPIVIGSGTLNDLVKRAAFELERPYMVIATAASMDGYTAYGASLAKDGHKQTLPCPAPLAVVADVAVLAEAPSAMTASGYADLLGKVTAGADWLVADALGVELIDNRSWSLVQEPLRISIGQPEALARGDLKTIELLVEGLLMSGVAMQVHASSRPASGSEHQFSHLWEMEGLGRNLVPPLSHGFKVGIGSIAVAALYEELFESDLCAVDVDACCRAWPSFADLEDRARQAHPLLGDIAVAQLSGKYVSGEGLAARLNRLVEVWPKLRERLLDQLLPAIKLRDMLKVAGCPTTPEEIGLTREELKASYSRAQMIRSRYTVLDVAVETGLLDSCVEKLFAPGGYWASDS is encoded by the coding sequence ATGATGATGAACAAGCAAGTTAAGCAAGCTCTTTTGCATGCGAAAGATACTAGAGCGGTCTTTTTCGCATCCGGAGCTCTCACCCAGGTTGGCGAGACCTTCGCCGCAACCTTTCCCGGCGCTAAGGCGCAAATTATCGCTGACGAGAATACTGAAGCGGTCGCTGGTGAGGTGGCAAGGAAGAGCTTGAGCAAAGCAGGGATAGATCTTTGTGAGGGGCTCTGTTTCCCTGCTCATCCTACGCTCTATGCAGGCTACGAGCGTGTGTCAGAAATTGTCGAGGTGTTGGCTCGTACCCCAGCGGTTCCAATCGTGATTGGTAGTGGAACGTTAAATGATCTTGTTAAGCGTGCGGCATTCGAGCTTGAGAGGCCGTACATGGTCATAGCAACCGCTGCGTCGATGGACGGTTACACCGCCTACGGCGCGTCACTGGCAAAAGACGGGCACAAGCAGACCTTGCCGTGTCCGGCGCCCCTGGCAGTTGTCGCTGACGTCGCTGTACTCGCAGAGGCCCCATCGGCGATGACTGCTTCAGGTTATGCCGATCTTCTTGGTAAGGTTACTGCTGGTGCCGACTGGTTGGTTGCTGATGCGCTTGGTGTTGAGCTCATTGATAATCGATCCTGGAGTCTCGTGCAGGAGCCTTTACGCATTTCAATCGGTCAGCCCGAGGCTCTAGCCAGAGGTGATCTCAAGACTATTGAGTTGCTAGTTGAAGGGCTTTTGATGTCAGGCGTGGCAATGCAGGTCCATGCCTCATCACGCCCTGCATCAGGTTCAGAGCACCAGTTTAGCCATCTTTGGGAGATGGAGGGGCTCGGGCGTAATCTGGTTCCTCCTCTCTCCCATGGGTTTAAGGTCGGCATTGGATCGATTGCTGTCGCGGCGCTTTACGAGGAACTTTTTGAGAGTGATCTCTGTGCAGTTGATGTTGATGCCTGCTGTCGCGCGTGGCCAAGCTTTGCTGATTTAGAAGATCGTGCGCGTCAGGCACACCCGTTGCTTGGGGATATTGCCGTGGCCCAACTTTCCGGTAAGTATGTTAGTGGCGAAGGGCTTGCAGCTCGCCTTAACCGTCTTGTTGAAGTTTGGCCCAAACTACGCGAGCGACTTCTTGACCAACTTTTGCCGGCTATCAAACTGAGAGATATGCTCAAAGTAGCAGGATGTCCTACTACACCGGAGGAGATAGGACTTACTCGTGAGGAGCTTAAGGCGAGCTATTCGCGAGCGCAGATGATCCGTTCCCGTT